The following proteins are co-located in the Sporosarcina pasteurii genome:
- the rpmF gene encoding 50S ribosomal protein L32 translates to MAVPKRRTSKTVTKQRRTHKKLQVPGMTSCDNCGELKLAHRICKSCGHYKGKEVAGE, encoded by the coding sequence ATGGCTGTACCAAAAAGAAGAACATCTAAAACAGTTACAAAACAACGCCGTACTCACAAGAAATTACAAGTACCGGGTATGACTTCATGTGATAACTGTGGCGAATTAAAATTAGCGCACCGCATTTGTAAATCATGCGGACACTACAAAGGAAAAGAAGTTGCTGGCGAATAA
- a CDS encoding DUF177 domain-containing protein, with product MKWSINQLQRYRQGHMPFDEMVNLESVIKRNPEIRAIAPVHVTGSCKIGEGKVECNFQLEGTMTLPCSRTWEDAEFPFTINSFEAFAWDENVLQADDEMHPVEGDFVELNPIFEELILLEIPLQVYSEQAEDMGKVEGRGWSYTTDEAYSAQLEESKAKVDPRLAGLADFFENKDE from the coding sequence ATGAAATGGTCTATCAATCAATTGCAGAGATACAGGCAAGGGCATATGCCATTTGACGAAATGGTGAACCTTGAATCCGTCATCAAACGGAATCCCGAAATACGGGCTATCGCTCCCGTTCACGTAACTGGGAGTTGCAAAATCGGTGAAGGTAAAGTCGAGTGCAACTTTCAACTTGAAGGGACGATGACATTGCCATGCTCACGGACTTGGGAAGACGCAGAGTTCCCGTTTACAATCAATTCATTCGAGGCTTTCGCTTGGGATGAAAATGTACTTCAGGCAGATGATGAAATGCATCCTGTCGAAGGGGATTTTGTTGAGTTGAACCCTATTTTCGAAGAACTAATCCTTCTTGAAATACCGCTTCAAGTTTACAGTGAACAAGCTGAAGACATGGGGAAGGTAGAAGGGAGAGGTTGGTCATATACGACTGACGAGGCGTATAGTGCCCAATTAGAAGAGAGTAAAGCGAAAGTAGATCCAAGACTTGCAGGTTTGGCAGATTTTTTTGAGAATAAAGACGAATAA
- a CDS encoding enoyl-CoA hydratase/isomerase family protein, translating to MAYQIELNNGIAKFIIDRPERRNAINTEVVNGLENFLDRVEGNSDISYVVVTGVGEEAFCSGGDLSEYQTLWTAEDAFPMLSRMAHVLFRLATLPMPVIALVNGTAVGGGCELAMACDYRVVSKKAKAGFIQGTLAITTGWGGATLLFEKDGKHDRVFKLLSEARLHSAEEMLQVEWATALFEGSAEEGLQQFLEKMSTIHPSVHRAYKKVAIRKWTADFLRDRMQEEARQCSVLWESDAHHEAVARFLRKSTKE from the coding sequence ATGGCATATCAAATTGAACTCAATAATGGGATTGCAAAATTTATTATTGATCGTCCAGAAAGAAGAAATGCAATTAATACAGAAGTTGTAAATGGTTTAGAAAATTTCTTGGATCGAGTTGAGGGCAATTCTGATATTTCTTACGTAGTTGTTACGGGAGTTGGAGAAGAAGCTTTTTGTTCAGGTGGAGACTTATCAGAATATCAGACATTATGGACGGCGGAAGATGCTTTTCCGATGTTAAGTAGAATGGCTCACGTATTATTTCGGTTAGCGACGTTACCAATGCCTGTCATTGCGCTTGTAAATGGCACAGCTGTAGGTGGAGGTTGTGAACTCGCGATGGCATGTGATTATCGAGTTGTCTCGAAAAAAGCGAAAGCAGGGTTTATCCAAGGAACGTTAGCCATCACTACAGGATGGGGTGGCGCAACATTACTGTTTGAAAAAGATGGGAAGCATGACCGCGTATTCAAATTGTTATCAGAAGCGAGGTTACATAGTGCTGAGGAAATGCTTCAAGTAGAATGGGCTACGGCGTTATTTGAAGGTAGTGCTGAGGAAGGACTGCAGCAATTTCTTGAAAAAATGTCTACGATTCACCCATCCGTACATAGGGCATATAAAAAAGTAGCGATACGAAAATGGACAGCCGACTTTTTACGCGATCGTATGCAAGAAGAAGCACGACAATGTTCGGTATTATGGGAAAGTGATGCACATCACGAGGCGGTTGCTCGCTTCCTTCGAAAAAGTACGAAGGAATGA
- the bshC gene encoding bacillithiol biosynthesis cysteine-adding enzyme BshC, with amino-acid sequence MKLEKIESPIQNKVLHAYRHNETFLHKYFDYGNEDSSYKQRVKELKERDFKRTELANVIREFMTPFGLSSTANKHIDDLMRDDAVTVVGGQQAGVLTGPLYSVHKAITVIMHAKEQRETLGIPVIPVFWVAGEDHDLHEINHVYSEVNGQVIKEQIQDKFVMKLMASDAQFERDKMVDFVKGIFEKFGETSHTEKCLTEVLEAIDKEMTFTGFFVRLMNGFFADEGLLFIDAAYGPLRTLESEYFCKLIQASGDIASSIVETEKQFQFDGFGIPIDAQEDATNLFYVHETGRMLLSRRDGEFVNDSVGIQFTEEKLLEIAKNQPTFLSNNVASRPLMQELVFPVLAFIGGAGELAYWAVLKNAFHHLGLKMPIFVPRMSITLVSRQTEKVLRENSLTVEEVMGGAATNEKIAYLEKLRDDNFIEEINKMEEKLAMEYERLSEWFGQEEKMMNELLQQNLSYHAKQFNYLKHKYEDTLYMKHEVAIRKFDKMASELFPNGQLQERIYHPYVYLNQYGPSLIKDLLALPLENDGSHYVIYL; translated from the coding sequence ATGAAACTTGAAAAAATTGAATCGCCTATCCAAAATAAAGTATTGCATGCTTATCGACATAATGAGACGTTTTTACATAAGTATTTTGATTACGGAAATGAAGACAGTTCTTACAAACAAAGGGTGAAAGAACTTAAGGAGCGCGATTTTAAACGTACAGAACTTGCAAATGTCATACGCGAATTTATGACGCCATTTGGATTATCCTCTACCGCAAACAAACATATTGATGATCTTATGCGAGATGATGCGGTAACAGTCGTGGGGGGGCAGCAAGCTGGCGTATTAACAGGCCCACTCTATTCTGTCCATAAGGCAATAACGGTGATCATGCATGCCAAAGAACAACGTGAAACGCTTGGCATCCCAGTTATTCCTGTGTTTTGGGTTGCTGGAGAAGACCATGATTTACATGAAATTAATCACGTTTATTCTGAAGTGAATGGTCAAGTGATAAAAGAACAAATACAAGATAAATTTGTAATGAAATTAATGGCATCAGACGCACAGTTTGAGCGTGATAAAATGGTTGACTTTGTGAAGGGGATTTTCGAGAAATTTGGTGAAACTTCTCACACAGAAAAGTGTTTAACCGAAGTATTAGAAGCTATAGATAAGGAAATGACATTTACTGGTTTTTTTGTCCGATTAATGAATGGTTTCTTTGCTGATGAAGGATTGTTATTTATAGATGCGGCGTACGGGCCATTACGAACATTAGAAAGTGAGTATTTTTGCAAACTCATTCAAGCGTCTGGAGATATTGCGTCCTCTATTGTAGAAACAGAGAAACAATTTCAGTTCGATGGATTTGGAATACCGATTGATGCACAAGAAGATGCAACAAATTTGTTTTATGTTCATGAAACAGGGCGAATGTTACTCAGTCGAAGAGATGGCGAATTTGTCAATGACAGCGTGGGAATTCAATTCACTGAAGAAAAGTTACTTGAGATTGCAAAGAACCAACCGACATTTTTGAGTAATAATGTAGCTTCCCGGCCGTTGATGCAAGAGTTAGTATTCCCTGTTCTGGCATTTATAGGAGGAGCGGGCGAATTAGCATACTGGGCAGTTTTAAAAAACGCATTTCATCATTTAGGGCTAAAAATGCCGATATTTGTTCCGCGGATGTCCATAACATTAGTGTCTCGACAAACTGAGAAGGTGTTAAGGGAGAATTCTCTAACAGTCGAAGAAGTCATGGGCGGTGCTGCTACAAATGAAAAAATCGCTTATCTAGAAAAGTTGCGTGACGATAATTTTATAGAAGAAATCAACAAGATGGAAGAGAAGTTAGCAATGGAGTACGAACGATTAAGTGAATGGTTCGGCCAAGAAGAGAAGATGATGAATGAATTACTTCAACAAAATTTGTCATACCATGCAAAGCAATTCAACTATTTAAAACATAAGTATGAAGATACACTTTATATGAAACACGAAGTTGCAATACGGAAGTTCGATAAGATGGCGTCCGAATTATTTCCGAATGGTCAATTGCAGGAACGAATATATCACCCTTATGTTTATTTAAATCAATATGGTCCTTCTCTAATTAAAGATTTACTTGCACTTCCATTGGAAAATGATGGATCTCATTACGTAATCTATTTGTAA
- a CDS encoding nucleobase:cation symporter-2 family protein, whose amino-acid sequence MRNAGRTTALGIQHVLAMYAGAVIVPLIVGEAIGLNSVQLTYLVSIDILMCGVATILQIMNNRFFGIGLPVVLGCTFTAVGPMIAIGHEFGISAIYGAIIVSGLFVIGISRYFGMLVRFFPPVVTGTVVTIIGITLIPVAINNAGGGLGASDFGSMTNISLAFGTLLFIILLFKFSTGFVRAISILLGLLAGSIAALFLGIVDFAPVNEASVFHMVKPFYFGLPTFEWSAILTMILVAIVSLVESTGVYFALGDICERKLKKDDLAKGYRAEGIAVLLGGIFNAFPYTTFSQNVGLVQMSGVKSRRVILVTGIMLITLGFVPKIAALTTIIPTSVLGGAMIAMFGMVISQGIKMLSKTFTTSQENPMIIACSIGIGLGVTVAPDLFAHLPKSLQMFTSNGIVAGSLTAIALNIVFNIIPSAKTKQTNLTEQEV is encoded by the coding sequence ATGAGAAATGCGGGAAGAACAACAGCGCTAGGCATTCAACATGTATTAGCAATGTATGCAGGTGCAGTCATTGTACCGCTAATTGTTGGAGAAGCAATTGGGCTCAATTCAGTACAGCTAACTTACCTTGTATCGATTGATATATTAATGTGCGGTGTCGCAACGATTTTGCAAATTATGAACAATCGTTTTTTCGGAATTGGGCTACCAGTCGTTCTAGGTTGTACATTTACAGCTGTAGGGCCAATGATCGCAATTGGACATGAGTTTGGTATTTCTGCTATTTATGGAGCGATCATTGTATCGGGTCTCTTTGTCATTGGAATCAGTCGATACTTTGGGATGCTTGTTCGATTTTTCCCACCAGTTGTAACGGGTACGGTTGTGACGATTATTGGAATTACGTTAATTCCAGTAGCGATTAATAATGCTGGTGGTGGCCTAGGGGCAAGTGATTTTGGCTCAATGACGAATATTTCACTCGCGTTCGGGACATTGCTTTTTATTATCCTTTTATTTAAATTTTCAACAGGTTTTGTTCGTGCAATTTCTATATTATTAGGACTTCTTGCAGGTTCAATCGCCGCATTGTTTTTAGGTATTGTCGATTTTGCTCCTGTCAATGAAGCTTCCGTATTTCATATGGTGAAGCCATTTTATTTTGGATTACCTACTTTTGAATGGTCTGCTATTTTGACGATGATTTTAGTCGCAATCGTTTCTTTAGTAGAGTCTACCGGTGTTTATTTTGCATTAGGTGATATTTGTGAGCGCAAACTAAAAAAGGATGACCTTGCAAAAGGTTATCGTGCTGAAGGAATTGCAGTGCTCTTAGGCGGCATATTCAATGCGTTTCCATACACGACTTTTTCCCAAAACGTAGGGCTTGTTCAAATGTCAGGTGTTAAATCGAGAAGAGTTATTTTAGTGACAGGGATCATGTTAATTACGCTAGGATTTGTACCGAAAATCGCGGCATTGACGACGATTATTCCAACATCTGTGCTAGGTGGTGCAATGATTGCGATGTTTGGGATGGTTATTTCGCAGGGCATTAAAATGTTGAGTAAAACTTTTACAACCTCACAAGAGAATCCGATGATTATTGCTTGTTCTATCGGGATTGGGCTTGGTGTAACAGTTGCACCTGATTTATTTGCACATTTACCTAAGAGTCTTCAAATGTTTACGAGTAATGGAATTGTAGCGGGTAGTTTAACAGCGATTGCATTAAATATCGTATTTAATATTATTCCGTCTGCAAAGACAAAGCAGACAAACTTAACCGAACAGGAAGTATAA
- a CDS encoding acetyl-CoA carboxylase biotin carboxyl carrier protein subunit, protein MTQLKSTMAGSVFTVNVNVGDDVEVGQVVMVLESMKMEIPVEAEVAGKVAEINANAGDFVNEGDVLVTLE, encoded by the coding sequence ATGACACAATTAAAATCAACCATGGCGGGATCTGTTTTTACGGTAAATGTAAATGTTGGGGACGATGTAGAAGTTGGACAAGTTGTGATGGTACTTGAATCTATGAAAATGGAAATTCCAGTTGAGGCTGAAGTTGCTGGAAAGGTCGCAGAGATAAACGCTAATGCTGGAGATTTTGTGAATGAAGGGGACGTACTAGTTACTTTAGAATAA
- a CDS encoding nucleotidyltransferase, with product MKATGIVVEYNPFHNGHKLHATEARKTTNAQVIIAVMSGNFLQRGEPAFVDKWTRTKMALQNGVDIVFELPYAFATAHAPTFAEGAIKILDAACCDFYCFGSEDGYIQPFENSMALLNNQHTQYEQKIKEAVQHGISYPQAVNAAYKEAVQTDNTNRPFVDLTKPNNILGFHYMQAAEQIHSTMQATTIQRIGASYHDEELSDQRIASATGIRKSYFETHTLHDTQRFLPESVHHLLKAWQGDHSTFGSWKSFYPLLRLTILRDGPKRLAHIADVTEGIENLFYRAAVNHDTFDGFMNTVKSKRYTWTRIQRMLTHIFTGYTYNTRSKINTPTYLRLLGMSQAGRLYLNEQKKNFKLPIVSKVSSFSDSSLDIDIHAANLYALGLGKSEMNLDYKNIPIFLRESQ from the coding sequence TTGAAAGCAACAGGAATCGTTGTTGAATATAACCCATTCCATAATGGGCATAAACTTCACGCGACAGAAGCGCGCAAAACAACAAATGCCCAAGTGATTATTGCCGTGATGAGCGGAAATTTTCTACAAAGAGGAGAACCCGCTTTTGTAGACAAATGGACACGAACTAAAATGGCATTACAAAATGGTGTCGATATCGTTTTTGAACTTCCCTACGCCTTTGCAACAGCCCATGCACCGACCTTTGCTGAAGGAGCCATTAAGATTTTAGATGCGGCCTGCTGCGATTTTTACTGTTTCGGAAGTGAAGATGGATACATTCAGCCATTTGAAAATAGTATGGCGTTACTTAACAACCAGCATACGCAGTACGAACAAAAAATTAAAGAAGCGGTTCAACATGGGATCAGTTATCCCCAGGCAGTAAATGCGGCCTATAAAGAAGCAGTTCAAACCGACAACACCAATCGCCCCTTTGTAGACCTAACTAAGCCGAATAATATTTTAGGCTTTCATTATATGCAAGCTGCAGAACAAATACATTCAACCATGCAAGCAACAACAATTCAACGCATTGGGGCTTCTTATCACGACGAGGAATTGAGTGATCAAAGAATTGCAAGCGCAACTGGCATTCGAAAATCCTACTTTGAAACGCACACATTACACGACACGCAAAGGTTTCTCCCAGAGAGCGTTCACCATCTTCTGAAGGCTTGGCAGGGCGACCATTCAACTTTCGGCAGCTGGAAGTCCTTCTATCCACTATTACGCCTTACGATCTTACGAGATGGACCTAAACGCCTCGCACATATCGCAGACGTCACAGAAGGCATCGAGAACCTTTTTTACCGTGCAGCCGTCAATCACGATACCTTTGATGGCTTTATGAATACAGTCAAATCCAAACGCTATACGTGGACGCGTATACAACGGATGCTCACACATATTTTTACGGGCTATACGTATAACACTCGTTCAAAAATTAACACCCCTACCTACTTACGATTATTAGGCATGTCACAAGCTGGGCGTCTTTATTTAAACGAACAGAAAAAGAACTTTAAGCTTCCGATTGTCAGCAAGGTTTCTTCTTTTTCCGATTCTTCACTGGATATTGATATTCATGCCGCCAATCTATACGCATTAGGACTAGGTAAATCAGAAATGAATTTAGATTATAAAAACATCCCAATCTTCCTCCGCGAATCACAGTAA
- a CDS encoding acyl-CoA carboxylase subunit beta, whose product MVETMTYNAELEDKLKEIFAGGAPKYHERLKTQNKLFVRERLELLFDNGEYTEDGRFANYEAGDLPADGVVTAMGKVNGQTVCVMANDSTVKAGSWGAKTVEKIIRIQEVAEKNQVPMLYLVDSAGARITDQLDMFPNRRGAGKIFHNQVRLSGFIPQICILFGPSAAGGAYIPAFCDIVIMVDGNASMYLGSPRMAEKVIGEKVTLEEMGGARMHCSVSGCGDVLAANEQEAISEARRYLTYFPANYTEKPEVKESIEAVAGRTLEEIIPENQNAPFDMYEAIDALIDEGSFYDIKKRFAPEIITGLARIDGQPVGIIANQPKVKGGVLFVDSADKATKFINLCDAFSIPLLFLADVPGFMIGTSVERAGIIRHGAKLIMAMSSATVPKISVIVRKAYGAGLYAMAGPAFEPDVCIALPTAQIAVMGPEAAVNAVYSNHIEAIEDPKEKIAFVQEKHKEYKEEIDIYKLASELIIDEIVSPSSLREVLADRLKLYSTKNLPQPPRKHPVYPV is encoded by the coding sequence ATGGTAGAAACAATGACATACAATGCAGAGTTAGAAGACAAACTTAAAGAAATTTTTGCAGGGGGAGCTCCGAAATATCATGAGCGTTTAAAAACGCAAAATAAGCTGTTTGTCAGAGAACGATTAGAATTACTTTTTGATAACGGAGAGTATACGGAAGATGGCCGCTTCGCGAATTATGAAGCAGGAGATTTGCCAGCAGACGGTGTTGTGACAGCGATGGGGAAAGTGAATGGCCAAACTGTCTGTGTAATGGCGAATGATTCAACTGTAAAAGCTGGTTCATGGGGTGCGAAGACAGTTGAGAAAATAATTAGAATTCAAGAAGTAGCAGAAAAAAATCAAGTGCCGATGCTTTATCTTGTTGACTCAGCAGGTGCGCGTATTACCGATCAGTTAGATATGTTTCCAAATCGTCGCGGGGCTGGGAAAATATTCCACAACCAAGTGAGGTTGTCCGGATTTATTCCGCAAATTTGTATCCTATTCGGTCCATCAGCGGCAGGTGGCGCTTATATCCCGGCATTTTGTGATATTGTTATTATGGTCGATGGAAATGCGTCGATGTATCTCGGTTCGCCGCGTATGGCGGAAAAAGTGATTGGTGAAAAAGTGACATTAGAGGAAATGGGTGGTGCGCGCATGCACTGCTCGGTAAGTGGCTGTGGAGATGTACTTGCCGCTAATGAGCAAGAAGCAATCTCGGAGGCGCGTCGTTATTTAACATATTTTCCAGCAAATTATACTGAAAAGCCAGAGGTTAAAGAATCGATAGAAGCGGTAGCGGGTCGAACGTTAGAAGAGATTATCCCAGAAAACCAAAATGCTCCGTTTGATATGTATGAGGCCATTGATGCGTTAATTGACGAGGGAAGTTTTTATGATATCAAAAAACGATTTGCTCCGGAAATTATTACTGGACTTGCGCGTATTGACGGGCAACCTGTAGGGATTATTGCGAACCAACCAAAAGTGAAAGGCGGCGTTCTCTTTGTCGACTCAGCAGACAAAGCAACGAAGTTTATTAACCTATGTGATGCGTTCTCAATTCCGCTTCTTTTCCTAGCGGATGTACCTGGCTTTATGATTGGAACGAGCGTGGAACGTGCGGGGATTATTCGTCATGGTGCAAAACTTATTATGGCCATGAGTTCTGCCACGGTGCCGAAAATATCTGTAATTGTGAGAAAAGCATACGGTGCAGGTCTATATGCAATGGCAGGTCCAGCTTTCGAGCCGGATGTGTGCATTGCGTTGCCAACTGCTCAAATTGCGGTTATGGGACCGGAGGCGGCGGTAAATGCTGTCTATTCAAATCATATTGAGGCGATAGAAGATCCAAAAGAAAAAATTGCATTTGTGCAAGAAAAACATAAAGAATACAAAGAAGAAATCGATATATATAAATTAGCTTCAGAATTAATTATTGATGAAATTGTATCGCCATCTAGCTTAAGAGAAGTGCTCGCAGATCGTCTCAAATTGTACAGTACCAAAAATCTACCGCAACCACCGCGTAAACATCCAGTTTATCCTGTATAA
- a CDS encoding acetyl/propionyl/methylcrotonyl-CoA carboxylase subunit alpha, which translates to MKKVLIANRGEIASRIIKTCKRLGVETVAVYSEADAEMPFVKEADHAFLIGPPPIQQSYLKGQEIIDIAIRENVDAIHPGYGILSENAMFVEQVQKAGIIFIGPDATTIQKMGDKIEARQTMQEASVPVVPGTDDGVTSLEDAKRIAAEIGYPVMLKASAGGGGVGMVRCEDEQALGQQFDSVKNRAKMYFGSDAVFLEKFITNARHIEVQVFGDYYGNIVHLFERNCSVQRRNQKVIEESPSPSLSEEARAQLFEAAVNAAKAVNYKNAGTVEFIVDESEQIYFLEMNTRLQVEHPITEEVTGYDLVEWQIEVARGNELPVKDQQQIKLNGHALEFRVYAEDPKTFMPSPGEITKLDLGHDEDIRVDNGYAENGKVTPFYDPLISKVIVHAPTREEAIEKSKAYLSTLNIEGLKTNLPFFTEILNEESFIQGTYTTSIVEDWLTAQKGETVK; encoded by the coding sequence ATGAAAAAAGTGCTCATTGCAAATCGTGGGGAAATTGCAAGTCGAATCATCAAAACGTGTAAGCGTTTAGGGGTTGAGACGGTTGCAGTTTATTCGGAGGCAGATGCAGAAATGCCGTTTGTGAAAGAAGCGGATCATGCATTTCTTATAGGTCCGCCGCCTATCCAGCAATCCTATCTAAAAGGGCAAGAAATTATAGACATTGCAATTCGGGAAAATGTCGATGCAATTCACCCTGGATATGGAATTTTGTCCGAGAATGCAATGTTTGTTGAACAGGTACAAAAGGCTGGGATTATTTTTATCGGTCCTGATGCGACGACGATTCAAAAAATGGGGGATAAAATAGAGGCTCGTCAAACGATGCAAGAAGCATCCGTACCGGTTGTTCCTGGTACAGATGACGGGGTCACCTCTTTGGAAGATGCAAAACGTATTGCGGCAGAAATAGGCTATCCGGTTATGTTGAAAGCGAGTGCTGGCGGTGGGGGCGTAGGCATGGTTCGATGTGAGGATGAGCAAGCGCTCGGTCAACAATTTGACTCGGTAAAAAATAGAGCGAAAATGTATTTTGGTAGCGATGCAGTTTTTTTAGAGAAGTTTATTACGAATGCAAGACATATTGAAGTACAAGTTTTCGGAGATTATTACGGAAATATTGTCCATTTATTTGAGCGAAACTGTTCCGTTCAAAGACGAAATCAAAAAGTGATAGAAGAATCGCCGTCGCCTAGTTTATCTGAAGAAGCAAGGGCACAACTGTTTGAAGCTGCGGTAAATGCAGCGAAAGCAGTAAATTATAAAAATGCTGGCACGGTTGAGTTTATTGTTGATGAGTCTGAACAAATTTATTTTCTAGAAATGAATACTCGATTGCAGGTTGAACATCCAATTACTGAAGAAGTTACTGGGTACGACCTTGTAGAGTGGCAAATTGAAGTTGCTAGAGGAAATGAATTACCGGTAAAAGACCAACAGCAAATTAAACTGAATGGGCATGCACTTGAATTCCGTGTTTATGCGGAAGATCCAAAAACTTTCATGCCTTCGCCAGGGGAAATTACAAAATTAGACCTTGGGCATGACGAAGATATTCGGGTAGATAATGGGTATGCAGAAAACGGAAAAGTAACGCCATTTTATGATCCGTTAATATCCAAAGTAATTGTACATGCACCTACGAGGGAAGAGGCAATTGAAAAATCAAAAGCCTATTTATCTACATTGAATATAGAAGGGTTAAAAACGAATCTACCATTTTTTACAGAGATTCTTAATGAAGAATCTTTTATTCAAGGTACGTATACGACATCAATCGTTGAAGATTGGCTGACAGCTCAGAAAGGGGAAACGGTAAAATGA
- a CDS encoding ketopantoate reductase family protein encodes MDIAVVGAGSIGMLMGSYLSESGLDVTMIVRSDEQKERINEEGICRVHEDGTGSVVTVSAVTGLTEAATAKLVVVAVKYSDLKTVLNEFREKEIRTPLLFIQNGIGHLNLVEECEFPHVAFATVEHGALKSDHRTVHHNGVGNLTIGERFGDKNKFNIIEKASNDRFPVIRHPNGEHILLRKVLINCLINPLTTILGITNGELLTNPYGHQLMKELYEELMQAFTEMRKELPFTAVESVCRNTARNHSSMLMDRLAKRPMEIETIVSATIQKAQLTQRELPLLKNYERILLAFDEKVKC; translated from the coding sequence ATGGATATTGCAGTTGTAGGAGCCGGCTCGATCGGGATGTTAATGGGTTCATATTTATCGGAATCGGGCTTGGACGTAACGATGATTGTCCGAAGTGATGAGCAAAAAGAACGGATTAATGAAGAAGGAATTTGTCGCGTCCATGAAGATGGGACAGGAAGTGTAGTAACAGTGAGTGCTGTTACCGGATTGACGGAGGCTGCGACTGCAAAATTGGTAGTAGTTGCTGTAAAGTATTCAGATTTAAAAACAGTTTTAAATGAATTCAGGGAAAAGGAAATTAGAACACCGTTACTATTCATTCAAAATGGCATTGGACATTTGAATCTTGTCGAAGAATGTGAGTTTCCTCACGTTGCATTTGCAACTGTTGAACATGGTGCGCTCAAAAGTGATCATCGGACTGTGCATCATAACGGTGTGGGCAATCTAACAATAGGCGAAAGATTTGGTGACAAAAACAAATTTAATATCATAGAGAAAGCTAGTAATGATAGATTTCCTGTTATTCGACATCCCAATGGAGAACATATTTTATTGAGAAAAGTGCTGATTAATTGTTTAATTAATCCGCTTACGACCATTTTAGGGATAACGAATGGAGAATTACTTACGAATCCTTACGGTCATCAATTGATGAAAGAACTTTATGAAGAATTGATGCAAGCTTTTACTGAAATGAGGAAAGAGTTACCGTTTACTGCTGTTGAGTCGGTGTGCCGTAATACTGCTCGCAATCATTCGTCTATGTTAATGGATCGTTTAGCGAAACGACCTATGGAAATTGAAACGATTGTATCGGCAACGATTCAAAAAGCGCAACTTACACAACGTGAGTTACCGCTCTTAAAGAATTATGAAAGGATATTACTCGCCTTTGACGAGAAGGTAAAATGCTAA
- a CDS encoding DUF3397 family protein, which produces MVSMLFSNVIAVIVIFPFIVSVCLQFFYRRFGHTPTVRKIADLTTPFLFLSVYLIAYTIFGDGVGFTIVILALSIIIMYAIFERRRVKEFQVIRLIRKVWRLYFILLIPAYLILMMTGLVLKIIEYVT; this is translated from the coding sequence ATGGTTAGTATGCTTTTCTCCAATGTAATTGCCGTTATCGTCATATTTCCATTTATCGTAAGTGTTTGTTTACAATTTTTTTATCGACGTTTCGGACACACACCTACAGTTAGAAAAATTGCAGATTTGACAACTCCTTTTTTATTTTTATCTGTCTATCTAATCGCTTATACGATATTTGGTGATGGTGTTGGGTTTACGATTGTCATATTGGCCCTTTCTATAATTATTATGTATGCAATCTTTGAACGAAGACGTGTAAAAGAATTTCAAGTCATTCGTCTTATTCGTAAGGTATGGCGTTTGTATTTCATTTTATTGATTCCGGCATATTTAATACTCATGATGACTGGCTTAGTATTGAAAATTATTGAGTATGTTACGTAG